From a region of the Nonlabens dokdonensis DSW-6 genome:
- a CDS encoding TraR/DksA family transcriptional regulator has translation MSTNADEKLRYSDADLAYFKELLNKKINEAQEQYELIKSAYMNNASNGTDDTAPQFKAFDEGSAVMSKETSSQLAIRQEKFIRDLKNALIRIENKSYGVCRVTGKLINKKRLELVPHATLSIEAKNMQ, from the coding sequence ATGAGTACAAACGCAGATGAAAAATTAAGATACAGCGATGCTGACCTGGCTTATTTCAAAGAGTTATTGAATAAAAAAATTAATGAAGCGCAGGAACAATATGAATTAATCAAAAGTGCTTACATGAATAATGCAAGCAATGGAACTGACGATACCGCTCCACAATTTAAAGCTTTTGATGAAGGAAGCGCTGTTATGAGCAAAGAAACCAGCTCACAGCTCGCTATACGTCAAGAAAAGTTTATACGCGATCTTAAAAACGCATTGATAAGAATTGAGAACAAATCTTACGGCGTTTGTAGAGTTACTGGAAAATTAATCAACAAGAAAAGATTAGAACTAGTGCCTCACGCAACATTGAGTATCGAAGCAAAAAACATGCAGTAA